From the genome of Flavobacterium ovatum, one region includes:
- a CDS encoding OmpA family protein encodes MKNKILLYITIVSVFSLNIYSQKARLAAADQKYDNYAYIDAIKTYERVAEKGYKSADMFQKLGNAYYFNAQLENAAKWYGELFAMNTSVEPEYYYRYSQSLRAIGENKQADAMMVKFVELSGNDNRAKLFKKNRNYLAEIKANSGRYDIEDAGINSKYSDYGTAIYNNKIVFTSARDTGSIGQRKHTWTNQYFTNLYMADLGDQMTPGAPSKFDKNINSKFHESTPVFTKDGNTMYFTRNNFIDGKKGKNGNDVTLIKIYKATIEKEKWANIIELPFNSNNYSTAHPTLSQDEKTLYFASDMPGTLGLSDLFKVKINDDGSFGTPENLGNTINTPGRETFPFMSDENEIYFASDGHPGLGGLDVFVSKISQDGTFSEVQNVGADINSPKDDFAYLIDTKSRRGFFTSNRDGGQGYDDIYKFLENKRLTCEQELYGQITDIDSKEVLPNSKVSLFDKRFKDISSMMSDQKGNYSFMVECDKTYYVRAEKPEYTTKEEKITVDKDQGKTKLDIALEKITCKVAIGDDLGKCFGIKMIYFDFDKSDIRPEAALDLEKILDVLKQYPNMKLDIRSHTDSRGSFKYNEALSDRRVKSTIAWLIKNGINSNRFIGRGYGEYELVNKCSDGVNCTEEEHQLNRRSEFIITDL; translated from the coding sequence ATGAAAAATAAGATACTCCTTTACATAACAATAGTAAGTGTTTTTTCCTTAAACATTTACTCTCAAAAAGCTAGATTAGCTGCAGCCGATCAAAAATATGACAACTATGCCTATATAGATGCCATAAAAACTTATGAAAGAGTAGCAGAGAAAGGCTACAAGTCTGCCGATATGTTTCAAAAGTTAGGTAATGCTTATTATTTTAACGCACAACTTGAAAATGCAGCCAAATGGTATGGGGAATTATTTGCTATGAATACCTCTGTTGAACCCGAATACTATTACAGATATTCACAGTCTCTAAGAGCCATTGGTGAGAATAAACAAGCCGATGCTATGATGGTTAAATTTGTAGAGCTTTCTGGAAATGACAATAGAGCAAAACTCTTTAAAAAAAATAGAAACTACCTAGCAGAAATTAAAGCCAATTCTGGAAGATACGATATTGAGGATGCAGGTATAAACTCTAAATATTCTGATTATGGGACCGCTATTTATAACAACAAAATAGTTTTTACTTCCGCTCGGGATACCGGTAGTATAGGACAAAGAAAACACACTTGGACCAATCAATATTTTACCAATTTATATATGGCTGATTTGGGTGATCAAATGACCCCTGGAGCTCCTAGTAAATTTGATAAAAACATAAACTCTAAATTTCATGAATCTACTCCGGTATTTACCAAAGATGGAAACACTATGTATTTCACTAGAAACAACTTTATTGATGGTAAGAAAGGTAAAAATGGAAACGATGTCACTTTAATCAAAATTTACAAAGCAACAATCGAAAAAGAAAAGTGGGCTAATATTATTGAATTGCCTTTTAATAGTAACAATTATTCTACAGCACACCCTACCCTTAGTCAAGATGAAAAAACATTATATTTTGCTTCAGATATGCCAGGGACTTTAGGTCTTTCTGATTTGTTTAAAGTAAAAATAAATGACGATGGTAGCTTTGGTACTCCTGAAAATTTAGGCAATACCATTAACACTCCTGGTAGAGAAACTTTTCCTTTCATGAGTGACGAAAATGAAATCTACTTTGCCTCTGACGGGCATCCTGGTTTGGGAGGTCTAGATGTATTTGTTTCTAAAATAAGTCAAGATGGAACTTTTAGTGAGGTTCAAAATGTGGGTGCTGATATTAATTCCCCTAAAGATGATTTTGCCTATTTAATAGATACTAAATCTCGTAGAGGTTTCTTTACCTCTAATAGAGACGGAGGACAGGGATATGACGATATTTATAAATTTTTAGAAAACAAAAGGTTGACTTGCGAACAAGAATTGTATGGACAAATTACAGATATCGATTCTAAAGAAGTTCTTCCTAATTCTAAAGTGAGTCTTTTTGACAAAAGATTCAAAGACATCTCCTCTATGATGTCTGATCAAAAAGGAAATTATTCTTTTATGGTCGAATGCGATAAAACGTATTATGTAAGAGCTGAAAAACCAGAATACACAACAAAGGAAGAAAAAATAACAGTCGATAAGGATCAAGGTAAAACAAAACTCGATATTGCTTTAGAAAAAATTACTTGTAAAGTTGCCATTGGAGATGATTTGGGTAAATGTTTTGGTATCAAAATGATCTACTTTGACTTTGACAAATCAGATATTAGACCTGAAGCTGCTTTAGACCTAGAAAAAATATTAGATGTACTAAAACAATATCCAAATATGAAACTAGATATTCGTTCTCATACCGATAGTAGAGGAAGCTTTAAATACAACGAAGCCTTATCTGATCGAAGAGTTAAATCAACCATTGCTTGGTTGATTAAAAATGGTATAAACTCAAACAGGTTTATCGGTAGAGGATATGGGGAATATGAGTTAGTAAATAAATGTTCAGACGGTGTTAATTGTACTGAAGAAGAACACCAACTAAATAGAAGAAGTGAATTTATTATTACTGATTTGTAA
- a CDS encoding formimidoylglutamase: MEKLLPFTMKDLAKITNHRSGEIKFGEKMITIASGVDPISFLIKSEAKYVLVGIPEDVGIQANSGRPGAASAWKTAINSIANIQHNRFCKGNQIIVLGEIDVQEEMEDAKKLDFKNIDDRLKLSQLVAKIDKEVSHIIFSIIKAGKTPIIIGGGQNNAYGNIKGAALAKGKPINSINFDAHSDFRILEGRHSGNGFSYAYNEGFLKKYFIFGLHENYVSKSVLDLIKKTEDRLRYNTYDSIKIRSEKNFSQEMIAAHEFIKTDSYGIEIDLDAIPNIASSAMTLSGFSIEELRQFIAYFGKHKNATYLHICEGAPDLDADKNNHLIGQLIGYLVTDFIKSNQ, encoded by the coding sequence ATGGAAAAGCTTTTGCCTTTTACAATGAAGGATCTTGCAAAGATTACCAATCACAGAAGTGGTGAGATAAAATTTGGAGAAAAAATGATTACCATCGCTAGCGGTGTTGATCCAATCTCATTTTTAATAAAATCAGAAGCTAAATATGTACTTGTAGGCATTCCTGAAGATGTTGGGATTCAAGCAAATTCTGGACGACCAGGGGCTGCATCAGCCTGGAAAACAGCTATAAACAGCATTGCTAATATCCAACACAATCGTTTTTGTAAAGGAAATCAAATTATCGTTTTAGGCGAAATTGATGTACAAGAAGAAATGGAAGATGCCAAAAAATTGGATTTCAAAAACATCGATGACCGTTTAAAACTTAGCCAATTAGTTGCCAAAATAGACAAAGAGGTTTCTCATATAATTTTTAGTATCATCAAGGCTGGTAAAACTCCAATTATTATTGGTGGCGGTCAAAATAATGCTTACGGAAACATAAAAGGAGCTGCCCTAGCTAAGGGAAAACCTATAAACTCTATTAATTTTGATGCCCATTCAGATTTTAGAATACTCGAAGGACGTCATAGTGGAAATGGGTTTTCATATGCCTACAACGAAGGTTTTTTAAAAAAATATTTCATTTTTGGTTTACATGAAAACTACGTTTCAAAAAGCGTATTGGATCTAATCAAAAAAACGGAAGACAGATTACGTTACAATACCTATGACAGTATTAAGATTCGTAGTGAAAAAAATTTTTCCCAAGAAATGATTGCCGCACATGAATTTATAAAAACAGATTCCTATGGAATTGAAATAGATTTAGATGCAATACCTAATATCGCGAGTAGTGCTATGACATTAAGCGGTTTTTCTATTGAAGAACTACGACAATTTATTGCATACTTTGGGAAACATAAGAACGCGACTTACTTACACATTTGCGAAGGTGCACCAGACTTAGATGCAGATAAAAACAATCATTTAATAGGACAACTTATTGGCTATTTAGTTACTGATTTTATTAAGTCAAATCAGTAA
- a CDS encoding type IX secretion system membrane protein PorP/SprF: MKTKILSFVLMFTATVSFAQQDSQFTQYMYNTINVNPAYAGSRGALSIFALHRTQWVGLDGAPVTNAVSINTPLNSSRLGLGVSLINDRIGPTTENTISADLSYTIPTSETFKLSFGIKATANLFDLNNSKLVSKEQGDPTLQSFTKFNPNLGAGLYLHSDKAYVGFSIPNFIESNRYDDNEVALFKEKVNYYLIAGYVFDLNNNIKFKPAMLSKMVKGSPLQADISANFLFFDKFMLGASYRWSAAVSAMVGFQISDAMYIGYGYDRETTNLNNYSSGSHEIFLRYEIFKNNDKITTPRFF, from the coding sequence ATGAAAACAAAAATACTTTCTTTCGTTTTGATGTTTACTGCAACGGTAAGTTTTGCACAACAAGATTCGCAATTTACTCAGTACATGTACAACACAATCAATGTCAATCCGGCCTACGCAGGATCTAGAGGAGCCTTGAGTATATTTGCTTTGCATCGTACCCAATGGGTAGGACTCGATGGAGCACCTGTAACTAATGCTGTTTCAATAAACACTCCTTTGAATAGTAGTAGACTTGGACTTGGAGTATCGCTAATCAATGATAGGATTGGACCTACTACTGAGAATACGATCTCTGCTGATTTATCATACACAATACCTACTTCGGAGACTTTCAAGCTTTCCTTTGGTATTAAAGCTACCGCCAATTTGTTTGACCTAAACAATAGTAAACTTGTTTCTAAAGAACAGGGGGACCCAACCTTACAAAGTTTTACTAAATTCAATCCTAACTTAGGTGCTGGTTTATATTTACATTCTGATAAAGCATATGTAGGCTTTTCTATTCCTAACTTTATTGAATCTAATCGATATGATGATAATGAAGTCGCTCTTTTTAAAGAAAAAGTAAACTATTATTTGATTGCTGGTTATGTTTTTGATTTAAACAACAACATTAAATTCAAACCTGCTATGCTCTCTAAAATGGTTAAAGGGTCTCCTTTACAGGCTGATATTTCTGCTAACTTTTTATTCTTTGATAAATTTATGCTTGGTGCTTCTTACAGATGGAGCGCTGCTGTTAGTGCAATGGTAGGTTTTCAAATTTCGGATGCTATGTATATTGGATATGGTTATGACAGAGAGACTACTAACTTAAACAATTACAGTTCTGGTTCTCATGAAATTTTCTTGCGCTACGAGATTTTCAAAAATAACGATAAAATCACTACTCCAAGATTCTTCTAA
- a CDS encoding glutaminyl-peptide cyclotransferase, translated as MKKHNLLYVILLGMAVSNCGDKKKGENSIFTFDSTQYLAQYQPQDKLNLGVLNPNSKEIDSIIYFVNDTKVGVTKGNTKLPLALIEQKLGYQNLKALVYFEGENSEATTRVELVSNVTPKLLKYKIINTYPHDINSFTEGLEFYKDTLYESTGLNGKSYLRKYDYKTGKVFQQIDLDSKYFGEGITILNDKIYQLTWQNKTGFIYNAKTMKLEKTFTYDKDIEGWGMTNDGTNIYQTDKTEKIWKMDPATQKMIDYVNVYAGNAKIKSINELEWIEGKIYTNVWMKDAIAVVNPANGAVEGILDLSGLRKFLNVTPDDVLNGIAYNPKTKTIFITGKNWDKMFEITVSE; from the coding sequence ATGAAAAAGCATAACTTACTATATGTCATTTTATTAGGAATGGCAGTTTCTAACTGTGGGGACAAAAAAAAAGGTGAAAATTCTATATTTACTTTTGATTCGACTCAATATTTAGCCCAATACCAACCTCAAGACAAACTAAATTTGGGAGTTTTGAATCCAAATTCAAAAGAAATCGATAGCATCATCTATTTTGTCAATGATACAAAAGTTGGAGTAACGAAAGGAAACACTAAATTACCGTTGGCATTAATAGAACAAAAATTAGGCTACCAAAACCTAAAAGCTTTAGTTTATTTTGAAGGCGAAAACTCAGAAGCTACTACAAGAGTAGAACTGGTTTCTAATGTAACTCCAAAACTATTAAAATATAAAATCATAAATACCTACCCTCATGACATCAATTCATTTACGGAAGGTTTAGAGTTTTATAAAGACACCTTATATGAAAGCACAGGCTTAAATGGAAAATCATACCTTAGAAAGTACGATTACAAAACAGGCAAAGTATTCCAACAAATAGATTTAGATTCAAAATATTTTGGAGAAGGAATCACCATCTTAAATGATAAAATCTATCAATTGACTTGGCAAAATAAAACTGGCTTTATCTATAATGCTAAAACTATGAAGCTAGAAAAAACCTTCACTTACGACAAAGACATTGAAGGTTGGGGAATGACCAATGACGGCACAAACATCTATCAAACTGATAAGACAGAGAAAATTTGGAAAATGGATCCAGCAACTCAAAAAATGATTGATTACGTTAATGTATATGCCGGAAATGCTAAAATTAAATCCATTAACGAACTAGAATGGATAGAAGGTAAAATATACACTAACGTTTGGATGAAAGACGCTATTGCTGTTGTAAATCCAGCAAACGGAGCAGTTGAAGGAATCCTAGATTTATCAGGTTTACGTAAATTCTTAAATGTTACTCCAGATGACGTGCTAAACGGAATTGCTTATAATCCGAAAACAAAAACAATATTTATCACAGGGAAAAATTGGGATAAGATGTTTGAGATTACCGTTTCAGAATAA
- a CDS encoding SDR family oxidoreductase: MSKVVLITGGSSGIGKSIGEFLHLKGFIVYGTSRNPNRIANSVFPLLALDVRKTDTIMTAIAQVIARSGRIDVVINNAGVGITGPLEEIPTEEIKNNFETNFFGPIEVMKAVLPQMRIQKSGLIINVTSIAGYMGLPYRSIYSASKGALELVTEALRMEVKSFGIQITNIAPGDFATNIASGRYHAPIVSGSAYEKVYGDMLQTMDAHVDSGGDPLEMATAVYVIIQNTNPKIHYKVGAFMQKFSIVLKRILPDKMYEKMLMNHYNL; this comes from the coding sequence ATGAGTAAAGTAGTTTTGATTACAGGAGGTTCCTCTGGAATTGGGAAATCTATTGGTGAATTTTTACACCTAAAAGGTTTTATAGTTTATGGTACTAGCAGGAATCCTAATCGGATTGCAAATTCAGTTTTTCCTTTATTAGCTTTAGATGTTCGAAAAACGGATACTATAATGACTGCAATCGCCCAAGTTATAGCTCGTTCTGGACGAATTGATGTTGTGATTAATAATGCAGGTGTTGGAATAACAGGCCCCTTAGAAGAAATCCCTACAGAGGAAATTAAGAATAATTTTGAGACCAATTTTTTTGGACCTATTGAGGTTATGAAAGCGGTATTGCCACAAATGCGTATTCAAAAATCGGGTTTGATTATCAATGTGACTTCAATTGCGGGTTATATGGGATTGCCATATCGTTCAATTTATTCGGCTTCTAAAGGAGCTTTAGAATTGGTTACTGAGGCTTTACGTATGGAAGTGAAATCATTTGGAATCCAAATTACAAATATTGCTCCTGGTGATTTTGCTACTAACATTGCTTCTGGACGTTATCATGCTCCAATAGTCTCTGGTTCTGCTTACGAAAAAGTGTATGGGGATATGTTGCAAACTATGGATGCTCACGTGGATAGTGGGGGCGACCCTTTGGAAATGGCAACAGCAGTTTATGTAATTATTCAAAATACAAATCCAAAGATTCATTATAAGGTAGGTGCTTTTATGCAAAAGTTTTCTATTGTGCTCAAACGTATTTTGCCTGACAAAATGTATGAGAAAATGTTGATGAACCATTATAATTTGTAA